The following proteins are co-located in the Microbacterium sp. Clip185 genome:
- the infB gene encoding translation initiation factor IF-2 encodes MAKPRVHEIASELGVDSKVALAKLKELGEFVKSPSSTIEPPVARKLRAALEADGVAAPAAAPKPTGGARPGPARPAAPRPQAPAPAAPAAAAAPETSAPAPAAPAAPAASAPAAPAAPASGATPAAATPGAPKPGAAPKPGGATPPRPGGAPRPGNNPFASAQGMGQRPAGPRPGNNPFASAQGMGQRPSPGNIPRPQAPRPGAPRPGAPRPGGAGRPGGGGRPGAPFQQRPGGPGRPGGAGGFQRPGAPAGGGFAGRPGGGGGRGRGPGGGTAGAFGKGGGKSRQRKSRRAKRQEFEMRSAPVVGGVNVQKGNGEIIRLRRGASIADFADKLEALRGYTVQPGTLVTILFNLGEMATATESLDEATFEVLGEELGYKIQMVSPEDEDKELLEGFGLDLEAELEAESEDDLEIRPPVVTVMGHVDHGKTRLLDAIRQTNVVAGEAGGITQHIGAYQVWTEHEGIERAITFIDTPGHEAFTAMRARGAQVTDIAILVVAADDGIMPQTVEALNHAQAAQVPIVVAVNKVDKPDANPAKVRQQLTEYGLVAEEYGGDVMFVDVSARQGTNIQELLDAVLLTADAGLDLTANPNKAARGVAIEAKLDKGRGSVATVLIQSGTLRVGDAIVAGTAYGRVRAMIDENGDPVEEAWPSRPVQVQGLNSVPRAGDVFIVTEEDRLARQIAEKREAAERNAQLAKARKRISLEDFTRALEEGKVESLNLIIKGDVSGAVEALEESLLKIEVDDSVQLRIIHRGVGAITESDINLATIDNAIVIGFNVRPDTKARERAAREGVDVRFYSVIYNAIDDVEQSLKGLLKPEYEEVQSGVAEIREVFRSSKFGNIAGVIVRSGTITRNAKARVIRDGVVIADGLAIESLRRFKDDVTEVRTDYEAGIGLGKYNDIQVGDEIETTEMVEKPRG; translated from the coding sequence GTGGCAAAACCACGCGTGCACGAGATCGCTTCCGAGCTCGGCGTCGACAGCAAGGTCGCGCTTGCGAAGCTGAAGGAGCTCGGCGAGTTCGTCAAGAGCCCCTCATCCACCATCGAGCCCCCGGTGGCTCGTAAGCTCCGTGCTGCCCTCGAGGCAGACGGCGTCGCGGCGCCCGCCGCTGCACCCAAGCCGACCGGCGGAGCCCGCCCTGGGCCCGCTCGCCCCGCGGCCCCCCGCCCGCAGGCTCCGGCCCCCGCAGCCCCCGCTGCTGCGGCGGCGCCCGAGACATCTGCGCCGGCACCGGCAGCCCCCGCGGCTCCCGCCGCATCCGCTCCGGCAGCCCCCGCCGCACCCGCTTCGGGCGCAACGCCCGCTGCGGCGACCCCCGGCGCTCCCAAGCCCGGCGCGGCTCCCAAGCCCGGCGGTGCGACGCCGCCGCGTCCCGGCGGCGCTCCCCGTCCCGGCAACAACCCCTTCGCGAGCGCGCAGGGCATGGGCCAGCGTCCGGCCGGCCCCCGCCCGGGCAACAACCCGTTCGCGAGCGCGCAGGGCATGGGCCAGCGCCCCTCTCCCGGCAACATCCCGCGTCCCCAGGCTCCGCGCCCCGGCGCCCCTCGCCCCGGCGCTCCGCGTCCGGGTGGTGCGGGTCGTCCCGGTGGTGGCGGTCGTCCCGGTGCTCCGTTCCAGCAGCGTCCCGGCGGTCCCGGCCGTCCCGGCGGTGCCGGCGGCTTCCAGCGTCCCGGTGCTCCCGCGGGTGGCGGCTTCGCCGGCCGGCCGGGTGGTGGCGGTGGCCGCGGCCGCGGTCCCGGCGGTGGCACCGCCGGTGCCTTCGGTAAGGGCGGCGGCAAGTCGCGTCAGCGCAAGTCGCGTCGGGCGAAGCGGCAAGAATTCGAGATGCGGTCGGCGCCGGTCGTCGGCGGCGTCAACGTCCAGAAGGGCAACGGCGAGATCATTCGCCTGCGCCGCGGTGCCTCCATCGCCGACTTCGCGGACAAGCTCGAGGCGCTGCGCGGGTACACCGTGCAGCCCGGAACGCTCGTGACCATCCTGTTCAACCTGGGTGAGATGGCCACGGCGACCGAGTCGCTCGACGAGGCCACCTTCGAGGTGCTCGGCGAGGAGCTGGGCTACAAGATCCAGATGGTCTCGCCCGAGGACGAGGACAAGGAGCTCCTCGAGGGCTTCGGTCTCGATCTCGAGGCCGAGCTCGAGGCGGAGAGCGAGGACGACCTCGAGATCCGTCCTCCGGTGGTGACCGTCATGGGTCACGTCGACCACGGTAAGACCCGACTGCTCGACGCGATCCGCCAGACGAACGTCGTGGCGGGTGAGGCCGGTGGCATCACCCAGCACATCGGTGCGTACCAGGTGTGGACCGAGCACGAGGGCATCGAGCGCGCGATCACCTTCATCGACACCCCGGGTCACGAGGCGTTCACCGCCATGCGTGCTCGTGGTGCGCAGGTGACCGACATCGCGATCCTCGTGGTCGCCGCCGACGACGGCATCATGCCGCAGACGGTGGAGGCGCTCAACCACGCGCAGGCCGCTCAGGTGCCGATCGTCGTCGCCGTCAACAAGGTCGACAAGCCCGACGCCAACCCGGCGAAGGTCCGTCAGCAGCTCACCGAGTACGGTCTGGTCGCCGAGGAGTACGGCGGCGACGTGATGTTCGTCGACGTCTCGGCTCGCCAGGGGACCAACATCCAGGAGCTTCTGGACGCCGTCCTGCTGACCGCGGATGCCGGCCTCGACCTCACGGCGAACCCGAACAAGGCCGCGCGCGGTGTCGCGATCGAAGCGAAGCTCGACAAGGGCCGCGGATCGGTGGCGACCGTGCTCATCCAGTCCGGAACGCTCCGTGTCGGTGACGCGATCGTCGCAGGAACGGCCTACGGCCGCGTCCGCGCGATGATCGACGAGAACGGCGACCCGGTGGAGGAGGCCTGGCCTTCTCGCCCGGTGCAGGTGCAGGGTCTGAACTCCGTCCCTCGCGCCGGCGACGTCTTCATCGTCACCGAAGAGGACCGTCTGGCCCGCCAGATCGCCGAGAAGCGCGAGGCCGCCGAGCGCAACGCGCAGCTGGCCAAGGCTCGCAAGCGCATCTCGCTCGAGGACTTCACCCGTGCTCTCGAAGAGGGCAAGGTCGAGTCGCTCAACCTCATCATCAAGGGTGACGTGTCCGGTGCCGTCGAAGCGCTGGAGGAGTCGCTGCTCAAGATCGAGGTCGACGACTCCGTGCAGCTGCGCATCATCCACCGTGGTGTGGGTGCCATCACCGAGTCGGACATCAACCTGGCGACGATCGACAACGCGATCGTCATCGGCTTCAACGTCCGGCCCGACACGAAGGCCCGCGAGCGCGCCGCGCGCGAGGGCGTCGACGTCCGCTTCTACTCCGTCATCTACAACGCGATCGATGACGTCGAACAGTCCCTCAAGGGCCTGCTCAAGCCGGAGTACGAAGAGGTCCAGTCGGGTGTCGCCGAGATCCGCGAGGTGTTCCGCTCCTCGAAGTTCGGCAACATCGCCGGTGTCATCGTGCGCTCGGGAACCATCACCCGCAACGCGAAGGCCCGCGTCATCCGCGACGGCGTCGTCATCGCCGACGGTCTGGCGATCGAGTCGCTGCGCCGCTTCAAGGACGACGTCACCGAGGTGCGCACGGACTACGAAGCCGGTATCGGCCTCGGCAAGTACAACGACATCCAGGTCGGCGACGAGATCGAGACGACCGAGATGGTGGAGAAGCCGCGCGGCTGA
- a CDS encoding flavodoxin family protein produces the protein METLIVYESLWGNTRQVAEEIARGAREGSDALTLCAVADAPSSLRASVGLLIIGAPTHAFTLPTPSSRAEARAHGAAVAHAPGVREWLATLEVEAAPPRVAAFDTRQGRSFMVGSAAKSIARAAKRRSLVVSDSADFVVTSREGPLEQGELERAFAWGRALTASR, from the coding sequence GTGGAGACGCTGATCGTCTACGAGTCGCTCTGGGGCAACACCCGCCAGGTGGCGGAGGAGATCGCCCGCGGCGCCCGGGAGGGCTCCGACGCGCTCACACTCTGCGCGGTCGCGGACGCTCCGTCATCGCTCAGGGCATCCGTGGGGCTGCTCATCATCGGCGCTCCGACCCACGCGTTCACGCTGCCGACCCCGTCGAGCCGCGCGGAGGCGCGCGCCCACGGCGCCGCGGTCGCGCATGCACCGGGAGTTCGAGAATGGCTTGCAACGCTTGAAGTCGAGGCCGCGCCCCCGCGCGTCGCCGCCTTCGACACTCGTCAGGGGCGATCGTTCATGGTCGGCTCGGCTGCGAAGTCGATAGCGCGAGCGGCGAAGCGCCGTTCGCTCGTCGTCTCGGATTCCGCTGACTTCGTGGTGACATCGCGCGAAGGCCCGCTCGAGCAGGGAGAGCTCGAACGGGCCTTCGCGTGGGGACGCGCGTTGACGGCGTCCCGGTGA
- a CDS encoding heavy metal translocating P-type ATPase: MHEHGGTTREAVLDIEGMTCASCVARVEKRLGAVDGVAAAVNLATESAHVSYPADLPEERLVQAVAEAGYTARIRPTHMHGDHDGGHVHEVEDAPGATPLRTRLIVSAALAIPVVALGMVPAWQFPGWQWLSLVLTAPVVLWGGWPFHRATFANLRHGALTMDTLITMGTFAAFGWSLWALLFGSAGRWGIRHEVALIGPVHDASSLVYFEVAAAVTVFLLLGRYIEQRSRRAAGAALRALGELTVPEVELADGRTVALEALRPGDVFVTRPGATLATDGTVVEGRADVDESMLTGETVPVAVAPGSSVTGGTIVHGGALTVRADAVGADTRLARIAQLVENAQMGKSRVQRLADRISAVFVPIVIALAALTLVGWIVAGGSVAEGFVAAVAVLIIACPCALGLATPVAILVGTGRGAQLGILVTGPDALENAQRVDTVVLDKTGTVTTGQMRVRRAVVASGVDEARARRVAAALEAGSEHPVARALAAADAPAVADFAAVPGRGVVGEVEGSRAFAGSVALAADEGAELPAELAAAIDDSIGTNVVVGWADGDGRMRAAAVFELEDAVREDAAETVTELSREGMRVLLLTGDAEPVARRVAREVGIGEVRAQVSPEGKLAAITQLQAEGRRVAMVGDGVNDAAALAASDLGIAMGAGTDAARHAGDITLTGSRLGQVGTALSLSRRVMSVIRGNLFWAFAYNVAALPLAASGLLNPMIAGAAMAFSSLFVVLNSLRLRRAG, from the coding sequence ATGCACGAACACGGCGGAACCACCCGCGAGGCGGTCCTGGACATCGAGGGCATGACCTGCGCCAGCTGTGTGGCGCGGGTCGAGAAGCGACTGGGTGCGGTCGACGGCGTGGCCGCGGCGGTCAACCTCGCCACGGAGTCCGCGCACGTGAGCTACCCCGCCGATCTCCCGGAGGAGAGGCTCGTGCAGGCGGTGGCGGAGGCCGGCTACACCGCCCGCATCCGGCCCACGCACATGCACGGCGACCACGACGGCGGTCACGTGCACGAGGTGGAGGATGCGCCCGGAGCCACACCCCTGCGCACGCGCCTGATCGTCAGCGCCGCCCTCGCGATCCCGGTCGTCGCGCTCGGGATGGTTCCGGCGTGGCAGTTCCCCGGATGGCAGTGGCTGTCGCTCGTGCTCACCGCACCCGTGGTGCTGTGGGGCGGGTGGCCGTTCCACCGCGCGACGTTCGCGAACTTGCGTCACGGCGCGCTGACCATGGACACGCTCATCACGATGGGCACCTTCGCAGCGTTCGGATGGAGCCTGTGGGCTTTGCTGTTCGGATCCGCCGGCCGCTGGGGCATCCGTCACGAGGTCGCACTCATCGGCCCGGTGCACGATGCGAGCTCGCTCGTCTACTTCGAAGTGGCCGCCGCCGTGACGGTCTTCCTGCTGCTGGGGCGCTACATCGAGCAGCGGTCGCGCCGCGCTGCCGGTGCGGCGCTTCGTGCGCTCGGCGAGCTGACGGTGCCGGAGGTGGAACTCGCCGACGGCCGCACGGTGGCGCTGGAGGCGTTGCGCCCGGGAGACGTGTTCGTGACGCGCCCGGGGGCGACGCTGGCCACGGACGGCACGGTCGTCGAGGGGCGCGCCGACGTGGACGAGAGCATGCTGACCGGTGAGACCGTGCCCGTGGCCGTCGCGCCGGGATCCTCGGTCACCGGCGGCACGATCGTGCACGGCGGTGCGTTGACGGTGCGAGCGGATGCGGTCGGCGCCGACACGCGTCTGGCTCGCATCGCGCAGCTCGTCGAGAACGCGCAGATGGGCAAGAGCCGGGTGCAGCGGCTGGCGGACCGGATCTCCGCCGTCTTCGTGCCGATCGTCATCGCACTCGCGGCACTCACCCTCGTCGGATGGATCGTGGCGGGCGGCTCGGTGGCGGAGGGCTTCGTCGCAGCCGTCGCCGTGCTCATCATCGCCTGCCCGTGCGCCCTCGGGCTCGCCACTCCCGTGGCGATCCTCGTCGGCACCGGTCGCGGTGCGCAGCTCGGCATTCTCGTCACGGGCCCCGACGCCCTCGAGAACGCGCAGCGCGTCGACACGGTCGTGCTCGACAAGACCGGCACCGTCACCACCGGCCAGATGCGCGTGCGTCGTGCGGTCGTCGCGTCCGGCGTCGACGAGGCGCGGGCACGTCGTGTCGCCGCCGCGCTCGAGGCCGGCTCTGAGCACCCGGTCGCCCGGGCGCTCGCCGCAGCGGACGCGCCCGCCGTCGCCGATTTCGCGGCCGTCCCCGGGCGCGGCGTAGTCGGAGAGGTCGAGGGCTCCCGCGCCTTCGCCGGGAGCGTCGCACTCGCCGCGGATGAAGGCGCCGAGCTCCCGGCCGAACTCGCCGCTGCCATCGACGACAGCATCGGGACCAACGTGGTCGTGGGCTGGGCAGACGGCGACGGACGCATGCGCGCCGCCGCCGTGTTCGAGCTCGAGGACGCCGTGCGCGAGGACGCGGCCGAGACCGTGACCGAGCTCTCCCGCGAGGGCATGCGCGTGCTCCTGCTCACCGGCGACGCCGAGCCCGTGGCCCGTCGGGTCGCGCGGGAGGTCGGGATCGGCGAGGTGAGGGCGCAGGTCAGCCCCGAGGGCAAGCTCGCCGCCATCACTCAGTTGCAGGCGGAAGGGCGCCGGGTGGCGATGGTCGGCGACGGTGTGAACGACGCGGCGGCGCTGGCCGCATCCGATCTGGGTATCGCGATGGGGGCGGGAACCGACGCCGCCCGCCATGCGGGAGACATCACGCTCACCGGGTCGCGGCTGGGGCAGGTCGGAACGGCGCTGTCGCTCAGTCGCCGGGTGATGTCCGTCATCCGAGGCAATCTGTTCTGGGCCTTCGCCTACAACGTCGCCGCGCTTCCACTGGCCGCGTCGGGCCTGCTGAACCCGATGATCGCCGGCGCTGCGATGGCCTTCTCCAGCCTGTTCGTCGTGCTGAACAGCCTGCGGCTGCGCCGGGCGGGCTGA
- a CDS encoding A/G-specific adenine glycosylase, with protein MPDLAPALVAWYRDNARDLPWRAPGFGAWGVLVSEFMLQQTPVNRVIPHLDAWLALWPTPAALAAAAPADAVRQWANLGYPRRALWLHRAAVEIRDRHDGVVPRQVDQLLALTGIGDYTARAVAVFAYGDHHPVVDTNTRRVIARAIDGQAQPGPPSRRDLAAMDALLPADAATAATVNAAAMELGALVCTARSPHCTECPLREICAWRRAGYPDTGDTRRRQARYEGSDRQARGAVLKQLREASGHSVAIEIVAAHWPDALQRDRAIDSLVADGLAEAVDGELRLPR; from the coding sequence ATGCCGGATCTCGCCCCCGCGCTCGTCGCCTGGTACCGCGACAACGCGCGCGATCTTCCCTGGCGCGCACCCGGATTCGGGGCCTGGGGAGTCCTGGTCAGCGAGTTCATGCTCCAGCAGACCCCCGTGAACCGCGTGATCCCCCACCTCGATGCCTGGCTCGCGCTGTGGCCGACTCCCGCAGCCCTCGCGGCAGCCGCCCCCGCCGACGCCGTACGCCAGTGGGCGAATCTCGGCTACCCGCGCCGCGCGCTGTGGCTCCACCGTGCGGCGGTCGAGATCCGGGATCGGCATGACGGCGTCGTGCCGCGACAGGTCGATCAGCTGCTCGCCCTCACCGGAATCGGCGACTACACCGCGCGCGCCGTCGCGGTCTTCGCGTACGGCGACCACCATCCCGTCGTCGACACCAACACCCGCCGCGTCATCGCCCGCGCGATCGACGGCCAGGCGCAGCCGGGCCCGCCGTCTCGACGCGACCTCGCGGCGATGGACGCGCTCCTCCCGGCGGATGCGGCCACCGCCGCCACCGTCAATGCCGCCGCCATGGAACTCGGCGCACTGGTCTGCACGGCACGAAGCCCGCATTGCACCGAGTGCCCGCTGCGCGAGATCTGCGCGTGGCGACGCGCGGGCTACCCGGACACCGGTGACACACGCCGTCGGCAGGCGCGGTACGAGGGCAGCGACCGGCAGGCGCGAGGGGCCGTGCTCAAGCAGTTGCGCGAGGCATCCGGTCATTCGGTCGCCATCGAGATCGTCGCCGCGCACTGGCCCGATGCCCTGCAGCGCGATCGCGCCATCGATTCCCTCGTTGCGGACGGGCTCGCGGAAGCCGTCGACGGCGAACTCCGGCTGCCGCGCTGA
- a CDS encoding MFS transporter: MATRSNVPASAAVVIGVAVLASFVSFLDGTIVNVALPAIARELGGGLATQQWVVDAYLVTLGAFILVAGSLSDAFGRVRILRIGLGIFGASSLALAFVPSAGWLIALRAVQGVGGALLVPSSLALLTARFEGAERSRAIGIWTGATTVATLIGPLAGGLLVDLLTWRWVFAVTVLPVLPTLLLLTRIPELRTPGARIDALGAVLSTAGLGAVVFALIEQPRLGAGSPWVWAGAIGGLLLLAGFIWRQRVAPSPVMPLSLFRARNFWAGNLTTFFVYAGLSLNGLVLTVYLQQTAGLSATVAGLASLPPTLLMIAFSSRAGAWAGRLGPRWFMTFGPAVMAAGSLLLLTVGEPFDYLTQVLPGMVLFGIGLTLTVAPLTAAVLGSVTSERSGIASAVNNAVARVAGLLAVAAIGVLVGDALDLAGLHTAMVFVAVLMTLGAVASALGIRGGTDSATRRASDARA; encoded by the coding sequence ATGGCGACCCGTTCGAACGTCCCCGCGAGCGCCGCTGTCGTCATCGGCGTCGCGGTTCTCGCCTCGTTCGTCTCCTTCCTCGACGGCACGATCGTCAACGTGGCCCTGCCCGCCATCGCACGTGAGCTCGGCGGCGGCTTGGCGACGCAGCAGTGGGTGGTGGATGCCTACCTCGTCACGCTCGGGGCCTTCATCCTGGTCGCCGGGTCCCTCAGCGACGCGTTCGGTCGGGTGCGGATCCTGCGCATCGGGCTCGGGATCTTCGGCGCGTCCTCGCTCGCCCTCGCCTTCGTGCCCAGCGCCGGCTGGCTCATCGCGCTCAGAGCCGTGCAGGGCGTCGGGGGCGCGCTGCTCGTGCCGAGCTCGCTCGCTCTGCTGACGGCGCGCTTCGAGGGCGCCGAGCGCTCGCGCGCGATCGGGATCTGGACCGGCGCCACCACCGTCGCCACCCTCATCGGCCCCCTCGCCGGCGGCCTGCTCGTCGACCTCCTCACGTGGCGCTGGGTGTTCGCGGTGACCGTTCTGCCCGTCCTGCCCACTCTCCTGCTCCTCACCCGCATCCCGGAACTGCGCACGCCCGGTGCGCGGATCGATGCTCTGGGGGCTGTGCTCAGCACGGCCGGTCTGGGAGCTGTGGTCTTCGCCCTCATCGAGCAGCCGCGTTTGGGCGCGGGCTCACCCTGGGTGTGGGCGGGCGCGATCGGCGGCCTGCTTCTGCTGGCGGGATTCATCTGGCGGCAGCGTGTCGCCCCGTCCCCCGTCATGCCGCTGTCGTTGTTCCGCGCCCGCAACTTCTGGGCCGGCAACCTCACGACGTTCTTCGTCTACGCGGGCCTTTCACTCAATGGGCTCGTGCTCACCGTCTACCTCCAGCAGACGGCGGGACTCTCGGCGACCGTCGCCGGACTCGCGTCCCTGCCTCCGACGCTCCTGATGATCGCGTTCAGCTCCCGCGCGGGAGCGTGGGCCGGCAGGCTCGGCCCACGCTGGTTCATGACGTTCGGGCCCGCCGTCATGGCCGCCGGTTCTCTGCTCCTGTTGACGGTCGGTGAGCCTTTCGACTACCTCACACAGGTACTGCCCGGAATGGTGCTCTTCGGGATCGGCCTGACGCTGACCGTCGCGCCTCTCACGGCCGCCGTGCTGGGCTCGGTGACCTCCGAACGCTCGGGCATCGCCTCGGCGGTCAATAACGCGGTCGCCCGGGTGGCAGGACTGCTCGCCGTTGCGGCGATCGGGGTGCTGGTCGGCGACGCGCTGGATCTGGCGGGGCTCCACACCGCGATGGTCTTCGTCGCCGTGCTGATGACGCTCGGTGCCGTCGCGTCCGCGCTCGGGATCCGAGGCGGCACCGACTCGGCTACGCGCCGAGCATCCGACGCACGCGCGTGA
- the truB gene encoding tRNA pseudouridine(55) synthase TruB, which yields MAGEVAPTGVLLVDKPGGLTSHDVVSRTRRALNTRKVGHAGTLDPMATGLLVLGVGGATRLLTYIVGLDKTYETTIVLGASTDTDDADGTLVERADAARLAAVTDEEIRAGVDELTGDIEQVPSTVSAIKVAGKRAYDLARAGEDVVLAARAVTVSRFEVLAIRRREQAIELDAVVDCSSGTYIRALARDLGAALSVGGHLTALRRTRIGSFDLSGAVDLEHIAADALLPPADAAALALPTLTVGDDEARDLRHGKRLPGAASRVSATPAAAIGPGGTLIGVLERRGADLKSAMNMPEEQP from the coding sequence ATGGCCGGGGAAGTCGCACCCACCGGCGTGCTCTTGGTCGACAAGCCGGGCGGGCTCACGAGCCATGACGTCGTTTCGCGCACCCGTCGCGCGCTGAACACCCGCAAGGTGGGCCACGCCGGCACGCTCGATCCGATGGCGACCGGCCTGCTCGTTCTCGGCGTCGGCGGCGCGACCCGGCTGCTGACGTACATCGTCGGGCTCGATAAGACCTACGAGACCACCATCGTGCTCGGTGCGAGCACGGACACCGATGACGCCGACGGCACGCTCGTGGAGCGTGCGGATGCGGCCAGGCTCGCCGCCGTGACGGACGAGGAGATCCGCGCCGGCGTCGACGAGCTGACGGGAGACATCGAGCAGGTGCCGAGCACGGTGTCGGCGATCAAGGTCGCGGGCAAGCGTGCATACGACCTGGCTCGAGCGGGCGAGGACGTGGTGCTGGCAGCGCGCGCCGTGACCGTCTCGCGTTTCGAGGTGCTCGCCATCCGACGCCGCGAGCAGGCGATCGAGCTGGATGCGGTGGTCGACTGCTCCAGCGGCACGTACATCCGCGCCTTGGCGCGGGATCTCGGAGCAGCCCTCAGCGTCGGTGGACACCTCACGGCACTGCGACGCACCCGCATCGGCTCGTTCGATCTCTCCGGCGCGGTCGACCTCGAGCACATCGCCGCCGACGCGCTGCTGCCGCCCGCGGACGCCGCAGCCCTCGCGCTGCCCACCCTCACCGTCGGCGACGACGAGGCACGCGATCTGCGTCACGGCAAGCGCCTGCCCGGTGCCGCATCGAGAGTGTCGGCGACTCCGGCTGCCGCGATCGGCCCGGGCGGCACCCTGATCGGTGTGCTGGAGCGTCGAGGCGCCGACCTCAAGAGTGCGATGAACATGCCGGAGGAACAGCCGTGA
- a CDS encoding uridine kinase, translating into MRPPISPEQETLLRELRTELRQHHRGGRLLVAVDGRDGAGKTLFADALADVLREDGSSVFRASADDFHRPRAERYARGRASAEGHYRDSYDNDALLERLLRPFRAGAGFVTAVHDLEEDRAVEVAADVAPADAVLVVDGLFLLRPELRDVWNWSVWLDVPLDVAFDRMAERDGSDPDPLADSNARYRGGFELYLQDGDPRGRANVIVDNTDPTHPARVFRDFC; encoded by the coding sequence ATGCGCCCACCGATCTCGCCAGAACAGGAAACGCTGCTCCGCGAGCTGCGTACGGAGCTGCGCCAGCACCATCGTGGGGGCCGGCTGCTGGTCGCGGTGGACGGTCGGGACGGCGCGGGGAAGACCCTGTTCGCCGATGCGCTCGCGGATGTCCTGCGCGAAGACGGCTCGAGCGTGTTCCGCGCATCGGCGGACGACTTCCACCGTCCACGCGCCGAGCGCTACGCTCGCGGCCGGGCATCCGCGGAGGGCCATTATCGAGACTCCTATGACAACGACGCGCTGCTCGAGCGGCTGCTGCGGCCCTTCCGCGCCGGCGCCGGCTTCGTGACGGCCGTGCACGATCTCGAAGAGGACCGTGCCGTCGAGGTCGCGGCCGACGTCGCGCCCGCCGACGCGGTTCTCGTGGTCGACGGGCTCTTCCTTCTCCGCCCGGAGCTTCGCGATGTATGGAACTGGTCGGTGTGGCTCGATGTGCCCCTCGACGTCGCATTCGATCGCATGGCCGAACGCGACGGCAGCGACCCCGACCCTCTCGCAGACTCGAACGCACGCTACCGCGGCGGCTTCGAGCTCTATCTCCAGGACGGAGACCCTCGCGGCCGCGCGAACGTCATCGTCGACAACACCGACCCGACGCATCCCGCCCGCGTCTTCCGGGACTTCTGCTGA
- the rbfA gene encoding 30S ribosome-binding factor RbfA has protein sequence MASERQARLADRIRVLIAERLEKGLRDPRLGFVTITDVRVTGDLQHASVFYTVLGTEQERLDSAAALTAATGMLRSEVGRKLGVRLTPTLEFIPDGVPENAGHIEDLLREARERDTAVAGLAASAQYAGDADPYVSREDDED, from the coding sequence ATGGCCAGTGAACGGCAGGCGAGGCTCGCCGACCGCATCCGCGTGCTCATCGCCGAGCGGCTCGAGAAGGGGCTGCGCGACCCGCGCCTCGGCTTCGTGACGATCACGGATGTGCGCGTGACGGGCGACTTGCAGCACGCGTCGGTGTTCTACACGGTGCTCGGTACCGAGCAGGAACGTCTCGATTCCGCAGCGGCTCTGACTGCAGCGACAGGCATGTTGCGCAGTGAGGTAGGCCGCAAGCTCGGCGTGCGACTGACGCCCACGCTCGAGTTCATCCCCGACGGTGTTCCCGAGAACGCCGGCCACATCGAAGACCTGCTGCGCGAGGCGCGCGAGCGCGACACCGCTGTGGCAGGACTGGCGGCTTCGGCCCAGTACGCCGGTGACGCCGACCCCTACGTCTCCCGCGAGGACGACGAGGACTGA
- a CDS encoding bifunctional riboflavin kinase/FAD synthetase: MIVFHGPQEVSAGFGPSVVAIGKFDGVHAGHRVLLERAKVEAAARGAKVVAVTFDRNPLALLRPDRCPENLVGVTQKLRLLAETGIDAAMVLTFDAALAELEPRDFVRGMLVEPLDTCAVLVGNDFRFGRGGAGDPETLERLGEEFGFSVGVVDDVSAIDGGRRVSSTWVRELLAEGDVEGAAKLLGRPASVRGEVVHGLKRGRELGFPTANLSPSLEGFVPADGVYAGWLVDEATGLRSGTRYPAAISVGTNPTFDDVPTRQVEAHVLDEQGIDLYGHEVDVQFVQRVRGMVAFEGIDALIAQMNDDVTRVRRMLGA, translated from the coding sequence GTGATCGTCTTCCACGGACCCCAGGAGGTTTCCGCGGGCTTCGGCCCGTCCGTCGTCGCGATCGGCAAGTTCGACGGGGTGCATGCGGGGCATCGCGTGCTCCTCGAGCGCGCCAAGGTGGAGGCGGCGGCTCGCGGCGCGAAGGTCGTCGCCGTCACCTTCGACCGCAACCCGCTCGCCCTGTTGCGCCCGGATCGGTGCCCAGAGAATCTCGTGGGCGTCACGCAGAAGCTGCGGCTGCTCGCCGAAACCGGCATCGACGCCGCGATGGTGCTGACCTTCGACGCTGCGCTGGCAGAGCTCGAGCCCCGGGACTTCGTTCGCGGCATGCTCGTGGAGCCTCTCGACACCTGTGCCGTTCTCGTCGGAAATGACTTCCGCTTCGGCCGTGGGGGAGCGGGCGACCCTGAGACGCTCGAACGACTCGGCGAGGAGTTCGGTTTCAGCGTCGGCGTGGTCGACGACGTGAGCGCGATCGACGGCGGTCGCCGGGTGTCGTCCACGTGGGTCCGGGAGTTGCTCGCCGAAGGCGATGTGGAGGGTGCTGCGAAACTGCTCGGGCGCCCGGCATCCGTCCGCGGTGAGGTCGTGCACGGGCTCAAGCGGGGGCGCGAGCTGGGTTTCCCGACCGCGAACCTCAGCCCGTCGCTCGAGGGTTTCGTCCCCGCAGACGGCGTGTACGCCGGATGGCTCGTGGATGAGGCCACCGGGCTACGTTCGGGGACGCGCTACCCGGCTGCGATCTCCGTAGGCACGAACCCGACCTTCGACGACGTGCCGACGCGTCAGGTGGAGGCGCACGTGCTCGACGAGCAGGGGATCGATCTCTACGGCCACGAGGTCGATGTGCAGTTCGTGCAGCGGGTGCGCGGCATGGTGGCGTTCGAGGGGATCGATGCGCTGATCGCCCAGATGAACGACGACGTCACGCGCGTGCGTCGGATGCTCGGCGCGTAG